Proteins found in one Spirochaetota bacterium genomic segment:
- a CDS encoding 2-hydroxyglutaryl-CoA dehydratase, with the protein MITAGVDIGSITTKAALLDDGKLLGTRVGFTGYHAESAGAKVYDELLRDLGLERGAVARLISTGYGRNALKIADTSVTEITCHAAGAHYLDPNIRSIIDIGGQDSKAIALDERGKVRDFTMNDKCAAGTGRFLEVMARALEVDLDEFGALSLESREPSKISNLCTVFAESEVISLISRGEARNDIIAGIHESIAARVVSMARRVGVTEPLMMTGGVAKNLGVARALEKKLGFPIVISRFAQENGAIGAAVIAAG; encoded by the coding sequence TCCATCACCACCAAGGCGGCTCTTCTCGACGACGGGAAGCTGCTCGGGACCAGGGTGGGCTTCACAGGCTACCACGCGGAATCGGCGGGAGCAAAGGTGTATGACGAGCTTCTGCGCGATCTCGGGCTGGAACGGGGTGCCGTTGCGCGCCTGATCTCGACCGGCTACGGGCGCAACGCCCTCAAGATCGCGGATACCTCGGTGACCGAGATCACCTGCCATGCGGCCGGCGCCCACTACCTGGACCCGAACATCAGGTCCATCATCGATATCGGCGGACAGGACAGCAAGGCGATCGCGCTCGACGAGCGCGGGAAGGTGAGGGATTTCACCATGAACGATAAATGCGCCGCGGGCACGGGGCGCTTTCTCGAGGTGATGGCGCGCGCCCTGGAGGTAGATCTTGACGAGTTCGGGGCCCTGTCCCTGGAATCCAGGGAGCCTTCTAAAATAAGCAATCTGTGCACGGTATTCGCGGAATCTGAAGTGATTTCGTTAATCTCCCGCGGCGAGGCCCGAAACGATATCATCGCGGGAATTCATGAGTCGATCGCCGCGCGCGTCGTTTCCATGGCGCGCCGGGTGGGCGTTACGGAGCCCCTGATGATGACGGGGGGTGTGGCGAAGAACCTGGGCGTGGCACGAGCCCTGGAAAAAAAGCTGGGCTTCCCGATCGTGATATCCCGGTTCGCCCAGGAGAACGGCGCGATCGGCGCCGCGGTGATCGCCGCCGGTTAA
- a CDS encoding RNA-binding protein: MAYLVDGFNLIYKFPDLESLMYEHMLYEARLGLLRKLKEYMKITSAKVIVVFDGKKEKALEIKSERFGSIDVYYSLEYSADFLIKQFVKKDPNPRMITVVTSDKDIIGYVTRYRAKVQSSEEFAEHMNKTVRKWIEERTPEKDENPVLSDEELGFWERLFKGRKQPPS; encoded by the coding sequence TGGAAAGCCTTATGTACGAGCATATGCTCTACGAAGCCAGGCTGGGCCTGCTCCGGAAATTAAAGGAATACATGAAGATCACGAGCGCGAAGGTGATCGTGGTGTTCGACGGGAAAAAGGAGAAGGCGCTGGAGATCAAAAGCGAGCGGTTCGGCTCGATCGACGTCTATTACTCGCTGGAATACTCGGCGGATTTCCTGATCAAGCAATTCGTGAAGAAGGACCCGAATCCGCGGATGATCACCGTGGTGACCTCGGACAAGGATATTATCGGGTACGTGACGCGGTACCGCGCCAAGGTGCAGTCGAGCGAGGAGTTCGCGGAGCACATGAACAAGACCGTCCGGAAATGGATCGAAGAGCGGACACCGGAAAAGGATGAAAATCCCGTGCTCAGCGACGAGGAGCTTGGCTTCTGGGAGCGCCTTTTCAAGGGCAGGAAACAGCCGCCGTCTTAA